The following nucleotide sequence is from Bacteroidota bacterium.
GGCCCGGCCGTCGATACCGAACGTGTGCGCGGTCTGCGCACCGAGCAGGCCATCGTGGAGAAGCGCCACGCGGCGGCCCAGCACGTCGAAGACCTCGACGCGGACCGACTCGGCCTGGTCGAGCGTGAGGGCGAACTGCGTGCGCGAGGCGAACGGGTTCGGGTAGGCGCTGCTCAGCGCAACGCCGCCGGGCGTGGTGCCGGGTTCGTTCGCCACCGTGACTTCGTTGCTGAAGCCCAGTTCGTCGATGAGGAAGGTGAACTCCGGCCCCTGCAGCCCGCCGTAGGCGAAGACCACCTGCAGCAGGTTCGCGTAGTCGAACCCGTCGTCCGCACCCGGCGTGTTCGCGTTCTCGTCCGTGAACGACGCCACCGGAATCTGC
It contains:
- a CDS encoding T9SS type A sorting domain-containing protein, with product QIPVASFTDENANTPGADDGFDYANLLQVVFAYGGLQGPEFTFLIDELGFSNEVTVANEPGTTPGGVALSSAYPNPFASRTQFALTLDQAESVRVEVFDVLGRRVALLHDGLLGAQTAHTFGIDGRAWGSGMYLYRATGETFSETRRVVLTK